The window AGGCCGACGTCTCGGGGCTCAAGAGCGACATGGTGGCCGTGAAGGCCGACATCTCGACGCTCAAGGGCGACATGGTGGCCGTGAAGGTCGACGTCTCGGGGCTCAAGAGCGACATGGTGGCCGTGAAGGCCGACATCTCGACGCTCAAGGGCGACATGGTGGCCGTGAAGGCCGACATCTCGACGCTCAAGGGCGACATGGTGGCCGTGAAGGCCGACATCTCGGGGCTCAGGAGCGACATGGTGGCCGTGAAGGCCGACGTCATCGGGCTGAAGCTCGGCGTGACGCGGATCGAAGGGGAGTTGACGCTTCTGAAATGGATGATGGGATTCGGTCTCGCCTTCCTGGTCGGCATCACGGTGAAGCTGTTCATCCACTGAGGCGGAGGAAGGTGGCGGACGCCCGCGGCATCACGGCGAGGCGTGGCGCCCTCCGCCGCGCCGCCGCCGCCGCTGCGCTGGCCTGCGCCGGTCATCCCGCCCTCGCCGTGGTCGGCCCCTCGCGCGACGCCTCCAGCGCGGTCGCCGACAGCGCCGTCATGGTGCTTCAGCGGCAGGGCTCCGCGGCGGGCTTTTGCACCGGGGTCGTGGTCGCGCCCCGCGCCGTGCTGACGGCCGCCCATTGCGTTCCGCCGGGCGCCGACATCCGCATCCACTACAGGGACGCCGCGGGCGCGCCGGTGCTGCTGCCCGTCGCGGGCGTGGTCCGCCATCCCGGCTACCGCGCCGACGCCATCGCCAGGCGCGAGCGCTCGGTCGACCTCGCAGTGGTGAGCCTGCCGGAGCCGCTGCCCACGGCCTTCCGGCCCGCCGTCCTCGGGAGCGAGGCCGGCACCGCGGTCGGCTCCCGCTTCACCGTCGCGGGCTTCGGCCTCGCGCGGGAAGGCGAGCCGCGGTCCTCGGGGCGCCTGCGCGCGGCGGACCTCGCCGCCCGCGCGCCGCTCTCGGATGTCCTGCTCTGGGCCGAGGACCCGTCGCACGGCGGCGCGGGGGCCTGCACGGGCGATTCCGGCGGCCCGGTTCTCGACGCGTCCGGCGCGGTCGCGGCCCTGACGCTGTGGTCCGCGGGGGACGGCCGGCGCCGGTGCGGCGCGCTCACGCAGGCGATCTGGCTCGCGCCCTACCGCGCCTGGATCGCGGAGGCGGCCGGGCGGTGAAGCTTCAGCGCGGCCGCTTGGCCCGTTTCGGCCATCGGTCCGGCCAGGTCACGATGCGGTCCGGCAGATCCTCGACGGCGACGTCGTGCTCCATCGCGCCGATCCTGCCGCGCACCCCGACGCCGGCCTCGTGCACGGTGTCGCGGCTGCCCGACTTCAGGTGATGCCACCAGGCGAGGTCCTGCCCCTGCTCGACCAGGCGGTAGGCGCAGGTCGGCGGCAGCCAGTCGAGCTCGGCGACCGCCTCGGGGGTCAGCTTGACGCAGTCGGGCACGCGGCCCTGCCGCCCGGGATAGTCGGCGCAGCGGCACGCGCCCGCGTCGTAGAGCGTGCAGGCGACGTCGGTATAGAGGATCCGGCCCGTGTCCTCGTCCTCGAGCTTGACCAGGCAGCAGCGGCCGCAGCCGTCGCAGAGGCTTTCCCATTCAAGCTGGGTTAAGGACGACAGGGGTCTACGCCAGAAAGGGTCGGTCATCGCGCTCGGTTGCGGGTAGGATGGGCGGGGCCGGCCGGACCCGCCGCGGCCTCGCCGGAGTTGCGCTTCGGCACCCGGGCCGTCAAGGGCGCTTCCGGGGCGCGGCGCGGGTGCGGACCATCAGCGACGGGCTGCCGTCGCGGCAGGAGCGTTGCGTGGTGCGAGGCGGCGAAGGGTTCGGTGCGCGGCTGCGGCGGGTCCTGCTGTCCTTCGACGGATGGTTCGACAGCTTCGTGTTCGAGCGCGGCCGCGGCACGCTGGACGCTTACGAGCGCTTCTCCATCTTCACCGAGCGCTTCGCCGTCTTCGGCTGGCGC is drawn from Lichenibacterium dinghuense and contains these coding sequences:
- a CDS encoding S1 family peptidase, with translation MADARGITARRGALRRAAAAAALACAGHPALAVVGPSRDASSAVADSAVMVLQRQGSAAGFCTGVVVAPRAVLTAAHCVPPGADIRIHYRDAAGAPVLLPVAGVVRHPGYRADAIARRERSVDLAVVSLPEPLPTAFRPAVLGSEAGTAVGSRFTVAGFGLAREGEPRSSGRLRAADLAARAPLSDVLLWAEDPSHGGAGACTGDSGGPVLDASGAVAALTLWSAGDGRRRCGALTQAIWLAPYRAWIAEAAGR
- a CDS encoding YcgN family cysteine cluster protein, with amino-acid sequence MTDPFWRRPLSSLTQLEWESLCDGCGRCCLVKLEDEDTGRILYTDVACTLYDAGACRCADYPGRQGRVPDCVKLTPEAVAELDWLPPTCAYRLVEQGQDLAWWHHLKSGSRDTVHEAGVGVRGRIGAMEHDVAVEDLPDRIVTWPDRWPKRAKRPR